A genomic region of Chloracidobacterium sp. contains the following coding sequences:
- a CDS encoding PilZ domain-containing protein produces MSVIEFSTQAAPPRPIVDTDPILDLRRSERALADLKTIVQVNEGNGQLWKEVTKVNTVSRNGLGVSLSRSCTVGRLVNLILPMPKEFRIYDTDLDLYEVMGIVQHCNAATVDGLTVYHVGIGLIGKDIPESFKADPTQNYRISGMNSDGSWAITESESQFTKRKKPRTWLTMPVTIALIQREEKSLAREETYTKNISAGGVSVTTKLNANIGDKVKFACKLLDFYSIAIVRNQKAVEDDTSTLHLEFEGAQFPMERLMALQRSAA; encoded by the coding sequence ATGAGTGTTATTGAATTTAGTACACAGGCCGCGCCGCCACGGCCAATAGTTGATACGGATCCGATCCTGGACCTTCGCCGCAGCGAGCGGGCCCTCGCCGACCTCAAGACAATCGTCCAGGTCAATGAAGGCAACGGCCAACTCTGGAAAGAGGTCACAAAGGTCAATACCGTCTCGCGAAATGGGCTCGGTGTCAGCCTGTCGCGCAGCTGCACCGTCGGGCGACTGGTCAATCTGATCCTTCCGATGCCGAAGGAATTTCGTATCTACGATACTGATCTTGACCTCTACGAAGTGATGGGCATCGTGCAGCACTGCAATGCTGCCACCGTTGACGGGCTTACCGTCTACCACGTCGGCATCGGCCTCATCGGCAAGGACATTCCGGAAAGTTTTAAGGCAGACCCGACTCAGAATTATCGGATCTCGGGAATGAATAGCGACGGCTCGTGGGCGATCACGGAATCCGAATCGCAGTTCACGAAGCGCAAGAAGCCGCGCACCTGGCTGACGATGCCGGTCACCATCGCCCTGATCCAGCGCGAGGAAAAGTCGCTTGCGCGTGAAGAAACCTATACCAAGAACATCAGCGCCGGCGGCGTGTCGGTCACGACCAAGCTAAATGCCAACATCGGCGACAAGGTCAAGTTTGCCTGCAAGCTCCTCGATTTCTATTCGATCGCCATCGTTCGCAACCAAAAGGCCGTCGAGGATGACACTTCGACCCTTCATCTTGAGTTCGAAGGAGCCCAGTTTCCAATGGAAAGGCTAATGGCACTCCAGCGGAGTGCGGCCTGA
- a CDS encoding DUF1800 domain-containing protein: MKSRYSQGFLRIMSTTAVVGVLSVVGLGQNISDPNPNSPTPILLSMRDSTRAVAIPAERLGKIPIKSITESAFRPDSRVVLFVTNLSLLPDEGANAFRVYVEHANGRNYTFPVLSIEPYNDPTAGRNIYALTVQLTDQNRFWEPPAADGDILVGVTWRGLISNKVRLGFGSTGGKIADPPGSRPTPVGTQPPTPEYVGYRWSGDRKRFLEQAGFGPTAALDDRIRRIGLRTWLAEQFEAPYPGTAFPYPEFPLMPGNATADCQNNIPVNCIRDHYTMYQPQTWFIKEAFYGEPQLRHRVAWALSQIWVTSGADVQQGRHMVEYHKVLSKYAFGNFRDLMGPRVFDVPTATPGLNTCSSCGMTLNPTMGQYLDMSISTKNNPNENYAREIMQLFTIGLFMLNQDGTVQVDGQGSPVATYDQNVVNDLTKVLTGWTFCNNAANCPNIVAGTQNYIDPMLLNTNNHDLNAKTLLSYPGSTTTNVPACAAPCNTVALRAAYANASIVQALDNIFNHPNVGPFISRILIQHMVTSSPTPAYVSRVAGVFNDNGFGTRGDMKAVVKAILLDPEARGDAKTDPNYGKLREPVQLMTNFARAFNVKSADGLGLSDGNFVRGRGELSAAGQVPFLSPTVFNYFPPDYVIPGTSLNGPEFAIMTTGTSIARANFFNRMVFTAPAYSVSMPDSPNGTSYDFSDLQALVIADPTNTMLLDDLNNRMLHGTMTAENRATLQTAINSITVSNPPTATQALNRVRQAVYLIATSSQYQVQR, encoded by the coding sequence ATGAAGAGTAGATATTCGCAGGGTTTTTTGCGGATCATGTCGACGACGGCCGTCGTGGGCGTCTTGTCGGTCGTCGGGCTCGGCCAGAATATTTCGGACCCAAACCCGAATTCGCCGACCCCGATCCTGCTGAGCATGCGGGATTCGACACGTGCCGTGGCCATTCCGGCCGAACGGCTCGGCAAGATTCCTATCAAGAGCATTACCGAAAGTGCCTTCCGGCCCGATTCGCGCGTCGTGCTGTTTGTCACAAATCTGAGCTTGCTGCCGGATGAAGGGGCAAATGCATTTCGCGTATACGTCGAGCATGCCAACGGACGAAATTACACATTCCCCGTTCTCAGCATCGAACCGTATAACGATCCGACAGCGGGCCGCAACATCTATGCATTGACCGTGCAGTTGACGGACCAAAACCGATTCTGGGAACCGCCGGCCGCCGATGGCGACATTCTGGTCGGCGTGACGTGGCGCGGGCTTATCAGTAACAAGGTAAGGCTGGGCTTCGGTTCGACCGGCGGCAAGATCGCCGATCCGCCGGGCTCGCGTCCGACACCGGTCGGCACTCAGCCGCCGACACCCGAATACGTCGGTTATCGCTGGTCGGGTGACCGCAAACGATTCCTCGAACAGGCCGGATTCGGCCCGACCGCCGCTCTCGACGACCGCATCCGTCGCATAGGACTCCGAACCTGGCTTGCTGAGCAATTTGAGGCTCCGTATCCGGGGACTGCTTTCCCGTATCCGGAGTTTCCGCTGATGCCGGGAAACGCGACCGCTGATTGCCAGAACAACATTCCTGTCAACTGCATACGCGACCACTACACTATGTACCAGCCGCAAACGTGGTTCATCAAGGAGGCCTTCTACGGCGAGCCGCAGTTGCGGCACCGCGTCGCGTGGGCATTGAGCCAGATCTGGGTGACTTCCGGTGCCGACGTGCAGCAGGGCAGACACATGGTCGAGTATCACAAGGTGCTGAGCAAGTATGCCTTTGGCAATTTTCGTGATCTGATGGGGCCGCGGGTCTTCGATGTCCCAACCGCGACGCCAGGCCTGAATACCTGTTCGTCGTGCGGCATGACGCTCAATCCGACGATGGGCCAGTACCTTGACATGTCGATCAGCACAAAAAACAACCCGAACGAGAATTATGCTCGCGAGATCATGCAGTTGTTCACGATCGGGCTTTTTATGCTGAATCAGGACGGCACGGTCCAGGTGGACGGCCAGGGCAGCCCCGTCGCAACCTATGATCAGAATGTGGTGAATGACCTGACAAAGGTGCTGACGGGATGGACGTTCTGCAATAATGCTGCGAATTGTCCCAACATCGTCGCGGGCACGCAGAACTACATCGACCCGATGCTGCTCAATACGAATAACCACGACCTGAACGCCAAGACGCTGTTGAGCTATCCGGGCTCGACGACCACGAACGTCCCTGCCTGCGCGGCACCGTGCAACACGGTTGCTCTGCGTGCGGCCTACGCGAATGCATCGATCGTGCAGGCCCTGGATAACATCTTCAATCATCCAAATGTCGGCCCATTCATCAGCCGCATCCTGATTCAGCACATGGTCACGAGCAGCCCGACGCCGGCATATGTCAGCCGCGTCGCGGGCGTATTCAATGACAACGGTTTTGGCACGCGCGGCGATATGAAAGCCGTCGTAAAGGCCATCCTGCTTGACCCCGAAGCTCGAGGCGATGCAAAGACCGACCCTAATTACGGCAAGCTCCGTGAGCCGGTGCAGTTGATGACGAATTTTGCTCGGGCGTTCAATGTGAAGTCGGCCGACGGCCTCGGGCTGAGCGACGGCAACTTCGTCCGTGGCCGCGGCGAGCTGAGCGCGGCGGGCCAGGTGCCGTTCCTGTCACCGACCGTGTTCAATTACTTTCCGCCTGACTACGTCATTCCGGGTACCTCGCTGAACGGGCCCGAGTTTGCGATCATGACCACCGGCACATCCATCGCGCGAGCAAATTTCTTTAATCGAATGGTGTTTACTGCACCGGCCTATTCGGTCTCTATGCCCGACTCGCCCAACGGAACGTCGTATGATTTCAGCGACCTGCAGGCACTCGTCATCGCCGATCCGACCAACACGATGCTGCTCGACGACCTCAACAATCGTATGCTTCACGGCACGATGACCGCCGAGAATCGCGCGACGCTGCAGACGGCGATAAACAGCATTACAGTCTCAAATCCGCCGACGGCGACGCAGGCACTAAACCGTGTTCGCCAAGCGGTTTACCTGATCGCGACATCGTCGCAATATCAAGTCCAGAGGTGA
- a CDS encoding serine/threonine protein kinase, whose protein sequence is MIETGTILQQRYRIDRQIGQGGMGAVYIGTDERFGSTVAIKETLCMDDNFRKAIEREARLLNSLKHNALPRVSDHFEERDSQFLVMEYIPGEDVATMLEADHAQFSVDQVLRWADQLLDALDYLHHQDVPVIHRDIKPQNLKVNSRGDIILLDFGLAKGNPTDAGHQTAAKSIFGYSRNYASLEQIQGTGTDPRSDLYSLAATLYHLLTNVAPEDALTRAMAVLSQRPDPIVAVSRIKPEIPLGVAGVLLKAMDLNADARPADATEMRRMLREHENYGYLAAVAPAAGFAPAVPSTGEPTKLMPEETRAAAALAGGVSGSTHPENVSQVTSIRPGLIDQTAFGQPVTTEAPSTVHRGLAMTAGMVVVLLVGAAAAGGLYMIKPSVFGLGTDEKGVEAPPSSTEANTAPSGGDVSVTGGDGGNAANSATSDHTAVPASEPGRTSDTGQTDTTKAGKAPGNDRPGKQSGDDEMDPGFEEDISGPDEITITTSDPNGTVTTRKIRQPDRQPPAGSDDPGDFKPIPRGFDPSKMTPEQRRLLQERILRQVVRPNIPRPPSKPKN, encoded by the coding sequence ATGATCGAGACCGGGACAATCCTTCAGCAGCGTTATCGCATCGACAGACAGATCGGGCAAGGCGGTATGGGCGCGGTCTATATCGGCACTGATGAGCGCTTTGGCAGCACTGTGGCGATCAAAGAGACGCTGTGCATGGACGATAACTTTCGCAAAGCGATCGAGCGAGAGGCCCGGCTGCTCAACAGCCTCAAACACAACGCCCTGCCGCGTGTATCTGATCATTTCGAGGAACGCGACAGCCAGTTTCTGGTAATGGAGTACATTCCGGGCGAGGATGTCGCGACCATGCTCGAGGCGGACCACGCTCAGTTTTCGGTCGATCAGGTGCTGAGATGGGCGGATCAATTGCTCGATGCGCTCGACTATCTGCATCACCAGGACGTTCCCGTGATCCATCGGGACATTAAGCCGCAGAATCTTAAGGTCAATTCGCGCGGCGATATTATTCTTCTGGATTTCGGACTGGCCAAAGGCAACCCGACCGATGCCGGGCATCAGACGGCGGCGAAAAGCATTTTTGGATATTCGCGCAACTACGCTTCGCTTGAGCAGATCCAAGGTACGGGGACCGACCCGAGGAGCGACCTGTATTCACTGGCGGCGACGCTCTATCACCTATTAACGAATGTTGCCCCTGAGGACGCTTTGACCCGGGCAATGGCCGTGCTGAGCCAGCGGCCGGACCCGATCGTGGCGGTCAGCAGGATCAAGCCGGAGATTCCCCTAGGTGTTGCGGGCGTTCTTCTAAAGGCGATGGACCTCAACGCGGATGCCCGGCCCGCAGATGCTACTGAGATGCGCCGGATGCTCCGCGAGCATGAGAACTACGGCTATCTGGCCGCCGTTGCCCCGGCCGCGGGTTTTGCTCCGGCAGTGCCGAGCACCGGCGAGCCGACAAAGCTGATGCCCGAGGAAACAAGGGCTGCGGCGGCACTTGCCGGTGGTGTTTCAGGGTCAACTCACCCTGAGAACGTTTCTCAAGTAACGTCGATTAGGCCCGGCCTGATAGACCAAACCGCATTTGGCCAGCCGGTAACGACCGAGGCACCATCGACCGTGCATCGAGGCCTGGCGATGACGGCCGGTATGGTCGTGGTCTTGCTCGTCGGTGCGGCCGCGGCCGGCGGGCTATATATGATCAAGCCGTCAGTGTTCGGCCTTGGGACAGACGAAAAAGGAGTCGAGGCGCCGCCGTCATCGACCGAGGCGAATACGGCTCCGTCCGGAGGTGACGTTTCTGTGACCGGCGGCGATGGCGGGAACGCGGCGAACAGTGCCACGTCAGATCACACAGCGGTCCCGGCGAGTGAACCGGGCCGCACATCGGATACAGGCCAGACCGACACGACCAAGGCCGGAAAGGCGCCGGGCAACGACCGCCCGGGCAAACAGTCGGGAGATGACGAGATGGACCCTGGCTTTGAGGAGGACATCTCAGGGCCGGACGAGATAACGATCACAACCAGCGATCCGAACGGGACGGTCACTACGCGAAAGATCCGCCAGCCCGACCGCCAGCCTCCGGCAGGCAGCGATGACCCCGGTGATTTCAAACCGATTCCGCGGGGTTTCGATCCGAGTAAGATGACACCCGAGCAGCGGCGGCTCCTACAGGAGCGGATCCTCCGACAGGTCGTCAGGCCAAACATTCCACGGCCGCCGTCCAAGCCGAAGAACTGA
- a CDS encoding 1-acyl-sn-glycerol-3-phosphate acyltransferase, with protein MAEAATDADPPRIVNWLARAITWLVSKPLWFIRFSGLEHIPARGSGAYLIAANHQTYIDPGWIGIPIKHPMRFMAWDAAFEWRFIGPLIAYLGAFPVSLETGGTIRAMKQALRSLRSGAALVVFPEGARETPDGEMLPFKSGVVRIAIQAGVPILPVTIRGGNRIWPRDWKYPRFFRRVTVTYHPLMHVTEDASIEPHENLDRWTARLKKVIESA; from the coding sequence ATGGCGGAAGCTGCAACAGACGCTGATCCTCCACGGATCGTAAATTGGCTGGCCCGCGCGATCACGTGGTTGGTCAGTAAACCGCTCTGGTTCATCCGTTTCTCGGGGCTTGAGCATATTCCTGCTCGAGGCAGCGGGGCCTATCTTATAGCTGCAAATCACCAAACCTACATTGACCCTGGGTGGATCGGTATCCCGATCAAGCATCCGATGCGCTTCATGGCCTGGGACGCGGCGTTCGAGTGGAGATTTATCGGGCCACTAATCGCCTATCTCGGAGCATTTCCCGTGTCGCTCGAGACGGGTGGCACTATCCGGGCGATGAAGCAGGCCCTGCGAAGCTTACGCAGCGGCGCCGCGCTGGTCGTTTTTCCTGAGGGTGCCCGCGAAACACCGGACGGTGAGATGCTGCCATTCAAGAGCGGCGTCGTGCGTATCGCTATTCAGGCCGGCGTCCCCATCCTTCCGGTCACGATCCGCGGCGGCAACCGCATTTGGCCGCGCGATTGGAAATACCCGCGATTCTTCCGACGCGTGACGGTAACGTATCACCCGCTAATGCACGTCACCGAGGACGCATCGATCGAACCGCACGAAAACCTCGACCGGTGGACCGCGAGGCTAAAGAAAGTAATTGAGAGCGCTTGA
- the gyrA gene encoding DNA gyrase subunit A, producing MDSLIERNQINIEDEMRRSYLDYAMSVIIGRALPDVRDGLKPVHRRVLYGMFEAGNTAGKPYRKSARAVGDVMGKYHPHGDMAIYDSIVRMAQDFSLRYPLVDGQGNFGSVDGDNPAAMRYTEIRLAKIANEVLADIEKETVNFVPNYDDSLSEPSVLPTRVPLLLVNGSEGIAVGMATKIPPHNLTEVLDAAVALLKEPTISIDALIKIVPGPDFPTAGFIYGREGILSAYRSGRGIIQMRARAVVDEIGRGERIRNAVVVTELPYQVNKAELIEKMAALVHERKLDGVSEIRDESSREGMRIVIELKRDAVPQVVLNKLYKLTRMQSSFGIINIAIVDGQPKVLNLKQLLENFIDFRRDVVRRRTEFDLRKAQARAHILEGLNKAIDALDHIIPLIRNSRSVDEARAFLTGNFSGLDEIKKWRGITGNKTEEQFLKDLRKVIGSLEFSEVQAQAILDLQLRRLSALERQKILDEYAEIIKYIAELENILANEGVLRQVIVDELTEIKRLYGDARRTEIVDAGIELRIEDLIPDEEVAITVTKAGYIKRTPTATYSRQGRGGKGRLGATAKNEDFVEHLFTASTHDALMIFTDDGQVYKIKVHEIPEAAAAARGKAVVNLVQLSQERKLVAVMPVRDFTEEVYLTMVTRNGVIKKTALADYQNIRANGINAINIDDGDELLDIIRTDGKRQILIATHDGMAVRFQETDVRPMGRAARGVRGVNLRKGDYVVSVCSVSQEGTEKILSVSEKGFGKQTVVSSYRLAKRGGIGVINMKTTEKTGKVVASFPIEESSEIMIITQQAKLIRLGVDKIRETGRSAQGVTLIKCGEDDLVTSASLLAADEEE from the coding sequence ATGGATTCACTTATAGAACGCAACCAGATCAATATCGAAGACGAGATGCGCCGGTCGTATCTCGACTACGCGATGAGCGTCATCATCGGACGCGCATTGCCCGACGTGCGCGATGGCCTTAAGCCGGTCCATCGACGCGTGTTGTACGGCATGTTCGAGGCCGGGAATACTGCCGGTAAACCATATCGCAAATCTGCGCGCGCCGTGGGCGACGTAATGGGTAAATATCATCCGCACGGTGATATGGCCATCTATGATTCGATCGTGAGAATGGCGCAGGACTTCTCGCTTCGCTACCCGCTGGTTGACGGACAGGGAAATTTTGGTTCGGTCGATGGCGATAATCCGGCAGCGATGCGTTACACCGAGATTCGACTGGCGAAGATAGCCAACGAGGTGCTCGCCGATATCGAGAAGGAGACCGTCAATTTTGTACCGAATTACGACGACTCGCTTTCAGAGCCGAGTGTCCTGCCAACCCGCGTTCCGCTTCTCTTGGTAAACGGCTCAGAGGGCATCGCCGTGGGAATGGCAACCAAGATCCCGCCGCACAACCTGACGGAGGTACTCGACGCGGCGGTCGCATTGCTCAAAGAGCCGACGATCAGCATCGATGCTCTGATCAAGATCGTGCCGGGGCCGGATTTCCCGACGGCGGGTTTCATCTACGGCCGTGAGGGCATATTGAGCGCGTACCGGTCGGGCCGCGGCATTATTCAAATGCGTGCCCGCGCCGTTGTCGATGAGATCGGACGCGGCGAGCGGATACGGAATGCCGTCGTCGTGACCGAGCTGCCCTATCAGGTCAACAAGGCCGAGTTGATCGAGAAGATGGCCGCGCTCGTCCACGAACGCAAGCTCGACGGTGTCTCAGAGATCCGCGACGAATCGAGCCGCGAGGGCATGCGCATCGTCATTGAACTCAAGCGCGACGCCGTTCCGCAGGTCGTCTTGAACAAGCTCTACAAGCTGACGCGAATGCAGTCGTCATTTGGCATCATCAATATTGCCATCGTTGACGGCCAGCCAAAGGTGCTCAATCTCAAGCAACTGCTTGAGAATTTTATTGACTTTAGGCGTGACGTTGTCAGGCGTCGAACGGAGTTTGACCTTAGAAAGGCACAGGCCCGAGCACACATCTTGGAGGGCCTGAACAAGGCAATCGACGCGCTCGACCACATCATTCCACTTATTCGCAACTCACGTTCGGTTGATGAGGCGAGGGCTTTCCTGACGGGCAACTTCTCAGGGCTCGACGAGATCAAGAAATGGCGGGGCATCACGGGCAATAAGACCGAAGAGCAGTTCTTGAAGGACCTGCGAAAGGTAATAGGCAGCCTCGAATTCAGCGAGGTTCAGGCCCAGGCGATCCTCGACCTGCAATTGCGTCGCTTGTCAGCCCTCGAGCGGCAGAAGATCCTCGACGAATATGCCGAGATCATCAAGTACATTGCCGAGCTCGAGAACATCCTCGCAAATGAAGGGGTGCTGCGGCAGGTGATCGTGGACGAGCTGACTGAGATCAAACGGCTCTACGGCGACGCCCGCCGCACTGAGATCGTTGACGCGGGGATCGAGCTTCGTATCGAAGACCTGATCCCGGATGAAGAAGTCGCGATCACGGTGACAAAGGCCGGCTATATCAAGCGTACACCTACGGCGACATATTCGCGACAGGGCCGAGGCGGCAAGGGCCGCTTAGGTGCCACTGCGAAGAACGAGGATTTTGTCGAGCACCTGTTCACGGCATCGACACACGATGCATTGATGATCTTTACCGACGACGGACAGGTCTATAAGATTAAGGTCCACGAGATACCTGAGGCTGCCGCCGCCGCTCGCGGCAAAGCGGTAGTAAATCTGGTCCAATTGTCGCAAGAACGGAAACTCGTCGCCGTGATGCCTGTTCGAGATTTTACAGAAGAGGTGTATCTCACAATGGTGACGCGCAATGGCGTTATCAAAAAGACGGCCCTCGCGGATTATCAAAATATCCGCGCGAATGGCATCAACGCGATCAATATCGACGATGGGGACGAACTGCTCGACATCATTCGGACCGACGGCAAACGACAGATCCTGATCGCCACGCACGACGGAATGGCCGTAAGGTTTCAGGAAACGGACGTAAGGCCGATGGGCCGTGCGGCCCGCGGCGTTCGCGGCGTGAACCTTCGCAAGGGCGATTACGTCGTTTCGGTCTGCTCGGTCTCGCAGGAGGGCACTGAGAAGATACTATCAGTCTCAGAAAAGGGCTTTGGTAAGCAGACCGTCGTTTCCAGCTACCGCCTTGCGAAACGCGGCGGCATCGGCGTCATCAACATGAAGACGACCGAGAAGACCGGCAAGGTCGTCGCGTCGTTCCCGATCGAGGAGTCCAGCGAGATCATGATCATCACCCAGCAGGCCAAGCTCATTCGTCTCGGCGTCGACAAGATCCGCGAGACCGGCCGCTCGGCGCAGGGCGTCACCCTGATCAAATGCGGTGAGGACGATCTCGTGACCTCGGCATCGCTTCTCGCTGCGGACGAAGAAGAGTAA
- a CDS encoding PilZ domain-containing protein has translation MLNSPSQQSRAIDRAFPKPVVEKENRRIQRISLPLPVRVEVKIDVKVGWYEITRLNDVSAFGAGFTLKRPIKRGRLVLLTVPMPRQLRSFDYSEPQYKVWALVRRCISIGKSSAEPEYSIGVAFTGKTPPVDHIEHPSRLYDLAHREEDGKGMWHLMEANLHADESDLPKDLRKQTRYFIPESLTIEQVDEAGNVLLSETTVTENISLGGAAVFTTLNAETGTFLRVLSPRHNIEILSVVRGSRIGPDGITRLHLEFIDRFYPLEGIG, from the coding sequence ATGTTGAACTCGCCATCACAACAATCGCGTGCCATCGACCGTGCTTTTCCAAAGCCCGTCGTCGAGAAGGAAAATCGCCGAATACAGCGGATCTCGCTGCCCCTGCCGGTGCGCGTTGAGGTAAAGATCGATGTAAAGGTAGGATGGTACGAGATCACGCGGCTAAACGACGTATCAGCCTTTGGAGCGGGCTTTACGCTCAAAAGGCCGATAAAGCGTGGCCGTCTGGTACTTCTGACGGTGCCGATGCCGCGTCAGCTGCGTTCGTTTGACTACAGCGAACCGCAATACAAGGTCTGGGCACTGGTTCGACGGTGCATCTCGATCGGAAAAAGTTCCGCTGAACCTGAATATTCGATCGGTGTCGCGTTTACAGGCAAGACTCCGCCGGTCGATCATATCGAGCATCCTTCGCGGCTCTACGACCTCGCCCACCGCGAGGAGGATGGCAAAGGAATGTGGCACCTGATGGAGGCCAACCTTCACGCCGATGAATCGGACCTGCCAAAGGACCTAAGGAAGCAAACCAGGTATTTCATCCCCGAATCTCTCACCATCGAACAAGTCGACGAAGCAGGAAATGTCTTGCTTTCTGAGACCACTGTGACGGAAAATATAAGTCTCGGCGGTGCGGCCGTCTTTACGACGCTCAATGCCGAGACCGGAACATTCCTCCGGGTGCTCAGCCCCCGACACAACATCGAGATACTCTCGGTCGTGCGCGGTTCGCGTATCGGCCCTGACGGCATCACGCGGCTGCATCTCGAGTTTATCGACCGCTTCTATCCGCTTGAGGGCATCGGCTGA
- a CDS encoding DNA-3-methyladenine glycosylase 2 family protein, which produces MTVSIHIPVPENFSFRSTVYSHGWSELAPFELDDQNWRLSTVFSDKRGRTVSGMMSEENDCVRVALASSRIDLEEIERDARHILRLDDDLSGLYAAVDGDDHLSWVAEKAAGRMIRSASVFEDLVKTICTTNCSWGLTKLMVANLVDKLGRPAAGGKRAFPTAEAMASVDEAFYRREIKAGYRSPYFVELAGSVASGQFDPEAWLDSPLSGQELRKEMKRVKGVGDYAADNLLKLVGKYDGLALDSWLRSQFYKKYNRQRPCKDSRIERHYKKYGDWRGLVIWCEMTERWIVPCA; this is translated from the coding sequence ATGACCGTTTCCATACATATTCCTGTGCCTGAGAATTTTAGCTTTCGCTCCACGGTTTACAGCCACGGCTGGTCAGAACTGGCCCCGTTCGAACTGGACGACCAGAACTGGCGCTTGAGTACGGTATTTAGCGATAAACGCGGCCGGACGGTGTCGGGCATGATGTCCGAAGAAAATGACTGCGTTCGCGTCGCTCTCGCGTCGTCGCGGATCGATCTGGAGGAAATCGAACGGGATGCACGCCATATCCTCAGGCTTGACGATGACCTTTCAGGTTTGTATGCAGCGGTGGATGGCGACGATCATTTGTCGTGGGTCGCAGAAAAGGCCGCAGGGCGAATGATCAGGTCGGCAAGCGTCTTTGAGGACCTCGTTAAGACCATCTGTACGACGAACTGTTCATGGGGCCTTACAAAACTCATGGTCGCGAACCTCGTCGATAAGCTCGGCCGGCCGGCCGCAGGTGGGAAACGAGCATTTCCGACGGCTGAGGCGATGGCGTCGGTCGACGAAGCGTTCTATCGACGCGAGATCAAGGCAGGTTACCGCTCGCCGTATTTTGTCGAACTCGCCGGATCGGTCGCCTCGGGCCAGTTCGATCCTGAAGCTTGGCTGGATTCGCCGCTGAGCGGGCAGGAACTGCGAAAAGAGATGAAACGCGTCAAAGGCGTCGGTGACTACGCAGCCGACAATCTGTTGAAATTGGTCGGCAAATACGACGGCCTTGCCCTCGATTCGTGGCTGCGCTCGCAATTCTACAAGAAATACAATCGACAAAGGCCGTGCAAGGACAGCCGCATCGAGCGACATTACAAAAAATATGGTGATTGGCGCGGCCTCGTGATATGGTGCGAGATGACCGAGCGGTGGATCGTACCCTGCGCATAA